GCTGTATTGTGAATCAGCAGAATCTTTATCGGTATTGACTCCGTAATCGCCGTTCGGGAGTACCGGAAGGGAGGAGAACACAAATATGAAGGATGTAAAAAGGCAGATTAGACGAGTCATAATCAATTGTTTTTCCGGCATTTCTGAATGGTGTGAATATCGTAAAAAAAAGAACTTTGCCGAAAATGCAGCTTACAAAGTTATTAACGGATGGCTGTTGATAGTATACTGGTCTGAAACAGTAATGCGAAAAAATCTCAAAACGCAGAGTTATTAACATATTAACAATGTTACTTTTAGAAATAAGAGGTCAATTGACAATTTTGGGGATAACTAAAGAGCTAAAACTAATCAGATTACGATTTGATCCATTATGTTTGCGAGATCAAATCATAGACAGTTTGAAAAGATTTCTCACCATAGAACAAGAAGATATGCTCAAACAAGAGCATAAACGTTGCAAGACAATTAAACAGGCAGATCGAATAAAAACCATTCTGTGTTTAAATAAAGGCTTATCATATGAATCAATAACAGAATTGTTATTACTTGACGATAGTACTTTGCGTAGATATTTTAACGAATATCAGGAAGGTGGAATTTACAAACTACTCTCTGACAATTTTAGAGGAGGTACACCAAAGTTAACCATAGAAGAACAAATACAATTAGACCAGCATTTAGAAGACAATATATATTTAACCTCCAAAGAAATAGTTGCTTATGTAGAAAATGAATTTGGAATTTTTTATACGATAAATGGAATGACCTCCTTTTTACATAATTTAGGTTATACGTATAAGAAACCAAAACATATACCTGGCAAGGCAGATAAGGAAAAGCAGACTATCTTCATAGAAGAATATGAAGACTTAAAAGCAACTAAATCAACAGAAGATAAGATTTATTTTATGGATGGTTGTCATCCCCAGCATAATTCACAACCTGCTTATGGTTGGATAAAAAAGGGGGTACAAAAAGAACTTAAATCTAATTCTGGACGACAAAGAATAAACTTAAATGGCGCTTATAATTTAGAAGATCATGAGGTCACTATAAGAGAAGATGAAATGATTAATAG
The sequence above is drawn from the bacterium genome and encodes:
- a CDS encoding IS630 family transposase codes for the protein MLKQEHKRCKTIKQADRIKTILCLNKGLSYESITELLLLDDSTLRRYFNEYQEGGIYKLLSDNFRGGTPKLTIEEQIQLDQHLEDNIYLTSKEIVAYVENEFGIFYTINGMTSFLHNLGYTYKKPKHIPGKADKEKQTIFIEEYEDLKATKSTEDKIYFMDGCHPQHNSQPAYGWIKKGVQKELKSNSGRQRINLNGAYNLEDHEVTIREDEMINSQSTIKLFEQLSQRQKTGIIYIICDNARYYKSILVNEYLETNKRLKIVFLPPYSPNLNIIERLWKFFKKNITYNKYCENFAVFKEKCMEFFQNIEKYKSELESLMTDNFQLIQA